The window CGCCATCACGCCAGCTATAGGGCACACCATCTACGTTAATGAAACACTCGTCGTGATTTGGCGTAGTTAAACCTAAGTGGTAACGTAGTGATCCACCGTATGGGTCACGGTGCGGATTCAATTTTGCACCAGGTGGTAATTCTGCAAACATCGCCGCTTTAATAGTTGGAATCTTGCTTAAAATTTCCACTGTTTTAGGGCAGTAAATTGCTGCAGATGGATGTTGCGCGTCATACCATTTTAAATAAAACCGTTTCCAGCCAGTTTTAAAGAATGAATTAAAACCTGCATCATTATTGTTTTTTGAAGCAGCGATACGCTCTTGCTCTCGCATATTGAGCGCTTCCTCGCGAATAACCTGCCATGAATCAGTCACCGCTTGCATTTCAGGAAAATGGCTTGCAGACAAATACGGCGTGGTCGGCACTTTGGAAAATATGTACATAAACAAATTAAAAGGCGCGACGAAGGCCGAATGATCAAATAACTGTTTAAGAATAGGATGGCGAACTTTTCCACGGAAATGAATAAAGCCTACCGCAGTTAAGAACAATGCAACTATGAAGTATTTCATACTAAATATACTTAACCTTATGATTGAACTGCTGATTATTATACAATCATGAAAAAAGTGATAGCCAAATCAACATAAAACGATATGTTTTAATTAAACTTAAGGCTAATCACTTAACTGATTAGCTGAGCAATATTATTAAATACTGTTAGCTTATTTTCTTGGCAAAATGCTTGCCAGTCTGGCACTTCTGTCCAATCACTAAGGAAAATAAAATCTAATCCCGCGCGATCGGCGGCTTCAAAGTCATACTTACTATCGCCTAAAAATAAGGCTGGAAACTGAATATTAGCGCTAGACTTTTCACGTGCCAATACCTCATCTTTATTGTCTGGGCTGCCAAATAAACCGCCGTCGAACATATGGTCAATCTTGCGCTTAGCAAACAGCGTACGAATTTCTTGCTGATCGCCTCCTGAAAGTATCATCCAATTGGCACTCTGTGTAGCTGTACGCAAATCAAATATACCTTTTGCTAGATCACATTGCATTAAGCCAACCTCTAGCTCTTTACTGAACTCATCTAATAGTGCTTGAATAGCTTTGTCTGTGACAGGCTGGTGCAAAATCTCACGTATGTAATAATCAAACTTATGGTATCGCGAGATACCGCCTAGATTAACGTGATAATCCACTAGTGCTTGCGCCTCTATATCTGTTGCCCCTAAATTCGTTGCAGTGCGAAAGTATGCCTCCGTCTTTACCACATTGGAGTTAAGCACAACGCCATCACAATCAAATACGATGGTTTTATATTTTGTAATATCAATTTTCAAAAAATATTCCTAATAGTCAGAATGACAAAGTCTTATAAACAAAAAGGGCTAGGCAATTGCCCAGCCCAGTTTAATTTAACTTAAATACACTTATGCAGCTTGAATGGCACTTGCTTCTTTAGCCAGTTTTGTAATATGCGCCCAATCTTTACGCGCCACAGCATCCGCTGGAGTAAGCCATGTGCCGCCACAGACTACTACGTTTGGCAAGGCTAAAAATTGAGGCGCTGATTCAACAGTTACTCCACCTGTAGGGCAGAATTTTACATCACCAAATGGGCCAGCAAAGCCTTTAAGCAAGTTGATACCACCCACAGCAACCGCCGGGAATAGTTTTAAGAAATAATAGTCATCTGCGTTTGCTATCATGATTTCAGAACCAGTAGAAACGCCCGGTAATAAGGATAAGCCAATTTTACGTGCAAACTGGCCTAGCTCAGTCGTATAGCCAGGACTCACTGCAAATTTACAACCGACATCAAGTGAAGCTTGTGCATCCTTTAAATTACGCACTGTACCTGAACCCAAAATGGCATCTGGTACATGTTTAGCTATTTGTTCCATGGCTTGCAACGCACAAGAAGAGCGCAACGTGACTTCCAGCACGCGAATACCACCTTCAAGCAATGCTTCAGCCATAGGCACAGCGTCTTCAACGTTATTAATCACAATCACTGGAATAACTGGACCTTGTTTAGCTAAATCTAATGTATTCATGTTTCTTTTCTACCTAGTTAATTAAAAATTGATATATTTTAAATATCCAAAATGAATTCCCGTGTCTTTTGATTTTTTTATGAAAGCAAAAGTCGGGAATGAAGGCATCAAAAATGTGCTTAATAAAACTTTATAATTGCCCGACAAGTAAACATAAAGCGCGTACAGAATGTTTAGTCTGGTAAGCAACAGAAGCAACGTTATCGGCTGATTTACAAATTTACAGCCAGGTAATTGCGCCCTCTTCGGCTGATAAGACGTTTCTACGCATTCCGCCAAACAACTCACGGCCCAAATCATGCGCATTTTGATGACGTTTTGTATCTGAAAGCTCTGCAACTTCGCGCTCTGCCCATTCATCCTCATCCACGAGCACGTTAACCATTCCAACGGTCGCGTTTAAACGAATAATATCGCCATCGCGCACTCTAGCTAACGGGCCACCCGCAGAAGCTTCTGGCGTCAAATGAATTGCCGCTGGAATCTTGCCAGACGCGCCACTCATTCGGCCGTCAGTGACAATCGCCACTTTAAAGCCTTTATTTTGTAATACAGCAAGAGGCGGCGTCAATTTATGTAACTCGGGCATGCCATTCGCTTTTGGACCTTGAAAACGTACGACCGCAATAAAGTCTTTTTCAAGTTCGCCCCGGTCAAACGCAGCCAACAATTCTTCTTGTGCATCAAATACAATGGCCGGTGCTTCAATGATATGACGGTCTTCAGGTACTGCTGAAATTTTAATCACACTGCGACCCAAATTGCCTTTAAGCAAGCGTAAACCACCAGACTCACTGAATGGGAAGGCAGCTGTACGCACAATCGTTTCATCGCTGCTTTCTTTTGCTAGATCTTTCCATACTAATTTTCCATCTTCATTAGCAGGCAATTTACCATAGTCGCGCAAGCCACCATAAGCAACGGTGAATACATCTGGGAACATATACCCAGCATCAATCAGCTCACGAATCACAAATGCAGGGCCGCCAGCTGCTTGGAACTCATTCACATCTGCCTTGCCATTTGGATAGACACTTGCCAACAACGGTGTTGTTTTAGCCAAGTGATAGAAATCAGTCCAATCAATCATAATACCCGCAGCACGTGCAATTGCTACCCAGTGAATCAAATGGTTGGTAGAGCCACCCGTTGCTAGTAAAGCAACCATAGCATTCACAATCACATGTTCGTCTACTAACTTACCAATTGGAGTGAACTGGTTTTTCTTTGTATTTTCCAACACCATTTTAACAGCTTCACGAGTCAGCAATTCACGCATACCGTCATGTGGATGGACAAATGCTGCGCCCGGTACATGTAAACCCATTGCTTCCATCAGCATTTGGTTACTATTCGCGGTACCGTAAAATGTACATGTACCAGCACCGTGATAAGCAGCAGATTCTGATGCCAATAACTCTTCTCGTCCTACTTTACCTTGTGCATATTGCTCACGTACTTTAGATTTTGCTGTATTGTCTAAACCAGTACTCATAGGACCTGCTGGTACAAAAACGCATGGCAAATGTCCAAAATGTAATGCACCAATCAACAAACCAGGAACAATTTTATCGCACACGCCCAACAACAACGCTGCATCAAATACATCATGTGAAAGTGCGATTGCAGTACTCATAGCGATGGTATCACGACTAAATAGTGACAACTCCATGCCTGGCTCACCTTGCGTGATGCCGTCACACATAGCAGGTACGCCACCCGCCACTTGTGCAGTCGCACCGTATTTACGCGCTTCATCACGAATAATTTCAGGATAGCTTACGTACGGTTGGTGTGCAGATAACATTTCGTTATATGCAGTCACAATACCAATGTTAGGCGCTTTTTCAACCACAACACGCAACTTGTCGTTAGCTGGCATAGCCGCGAAGGCATGCGCAACATTAGCGCAACCTAAACGATCCGCACCTTTTTGACGATTTATCATCGCATTTACGCGATGCAGATAAGCCGTTCGTGTTGGACGACTTTTTTCTACAATGCGTTCTGTAACTTCTATATGAGATTGCTTCATTTTATATATGACCAGAAAAATTAATGTACTGACTCAATTATCCTCAATGCAGGGCTTATCGTCAAACTTAATGATTGCCCATCATCTTGAATTCGTAACAATTGCATTTAAACTGAGGCATAATTACGGCCTAACATCCTGATGCGCCTCATTGAGTTAAAAATACTCGACGTTAACATCTCATCACAATGGAAAGCTGCAGTTAATATGAAAGTTAGTGTATTTACATTTATTCGGAATGGCTCCTTGCTAGGCTATCCATTTATAGAAAGCATATGCTCGGCATTACCTTTATGTGATGAATTCGTAATTGCCGTAGGTGACAGTGAAGACGATACTCTAGCTCGTATAAAAGCAATCAACTCAGAAAAAATCGTCATCATCCAAACCCGTTGGAATGAGAAAATGCAGGATCGTGGGTTCGTGTACGCTCAGCAAAAAATGATTGCACAATATAACTGCACTGGAGATTGGGCATTCTATCTTGAAGGAGATGAGATCTTACACGAAAGCGATATTCCAAAAATACGCTCATCAATGGAGCAGCACTTGGACAATCCAGAAGTTGAAGCGCTTGCATTTAACTACCTCCACTTTTTCGGCAGCCCTGATTGGCTCGCCATAAGCCCAGCATGGTATAGGCAAGAATGTAGAATCATTCGAAACACTATTCGCAGTTGGGCGCCAGATGGTCTGTATTGGGTAGTGATGGATAAAAATAGAAAAGGACGTCACCCAAAAGCCGCACTTATTGGCGCACCAATTTACCATTACGGGCATGTGCGCAGTATTGCAGCCATGCATGAAAAAAACCAGCGCGTTGGCAAATACTGGGGACATGACCACCCACTATTCAATGGCTATCAAATTGATGCGCAGGCTCTCAGCCCTTTTTCTGGACGACACCCGGATATTGTCAAAAACTGGCTTGCACATGAGGCAGAAAAATCATTTACGCCCAATCCAAGCTATCAGCCAACTAAACGAGAGTTAAAGCATCGCTGGGCGATGAAACTAGAGCGCCTGTTTGGATGGGAGCTTAGCAAAAAGCATTTTTCTCTTACTAAAAACACCAAAAATTAATTTATGACAAATCGTTATTCAGCAACTTCTGAGCAAATTCTAGTTTATTTAGCTATATTTGCTTGTTTAAGCATTGCACTGCCAACTGCATTCATGAGCATTTCCATGGGGCTATTTGTAATAATATGGGCTGTTTCAGGCAACTATTCTGAAAAATTTCAAATCATTCGCAATCACCCTGCTGCACTAATGTCAATTGCTCTATTTTGCTTATATGGCCTATGCATGTTCTACTCTAGCGCACCATGGAGTACGCGTTTAACTTGGTGGATGAAATATCATAAGCTGTTATATATACCAATGATTATTAGCATATTATCCATTGAAAAGTATAGACGAATCGCGCTATATGCATTTTTGACTGGCATGTTATTAGTGTTGTTTATTTCATATTTGAAATGGATGGGTCTTTTTCCCCACAAGGACATAGGGCAAGGCTATTTTGTATTTAAAGGCAGAATCGCACACAACATTTTCATGGCGTTTTCTATGTATCTTATGTTACACCTTGCCGTTATACAACGATCCAATATAAAACGCTGGGTTTGGATTAGCCTAAGCATTCTTGCCTCATTGAATATACTTTTTTTAGTCAATGGCAGAACTGGCCAAATTTTGATGCTTGTCTTATTCATCTGGTTTTGCTGGGAAACATGGGGCATGAAGTCGATAAAATGGCTAATAGCACTGTTGCTAATGACTACCGTAATTTCTGTTTATGCTCCAAACACGCCCAACTTCCGTTTAACTGAAATTAAACAAGAAATCGATACTCACAAACCAAATGAAGCACCAACATCTTCTGGTGAAAGATTAGAGTTTTATAAAAACGCGTTGATTCTGATTAAGCAACATCCTGTTTTGGGTGCTGGTACTGGAAGCTTTGAACATGAGTATCGGTTAATTGCCGAAAAACAAAATACACTTTCAACCTATGTGCCCAACCCACACAATGAATTTCTTTTAACATGGCAAGAGTTAGGTATTTTTGGCTTAATACTTCTATTAGCATTCTTCGCTACTCACTGGATAACAAGTTATAAAATAGATAGATCGCAGCTTAACAATGAACACTATAGTTACGCTTTACGTGGTCTTATTATTACTATTTTTGTTGGCTCATTATTTAACTCATTATTACTAGACGCTGGTGAAGGTAAGTTTTATTGCGTAATAGCAGGTGTGCTTCTAAGTGCATATAAGCCAAGAAAAAATTAGCCTAATGAAATCTTCAATATCCATCATTATCATCACAAAAAATGAGGAGCACGACATACGAGACTGCCTTCAATCCGTTGCGTGGGCTGATGAAATAATAGTACTTGATTCAGGAAGTATGGATAAGACTCTAGAGATTGCTAAAGAATATACCAGCCATGCATACACTAGCCCTGATTGGCAAGGTTTTGGAATACAGAAAAACCGTGCTCTAGCTTACGCCTCTTGCGACTGGGTACTATCACTAGATGCTGATGAGCGCGTTAGCGACGAGTTACGCATTGAAATTCAACATGCTATTTCAAAAGAAAATAACGTGGTTTATAGCATGCCAAGGCTCTCAAGTTATTGTGGTAAGTTTATTCGTCATTCTGGCTGGTGGCCAGATTATGTAGCGCGACTTTTTAAGCGAGGACGTGCAGAATTTAGCAATGATTTAGTGCATGAACGTCTTATTTTTGATGTAACAGTAACTAAATTAACTTCACCACTACTCCATATCACTTATAAAGATTTAGACGAAGTCATCGCGAAAATTAATCAATATTCAACGTTAGGAGCAAAGAATAGTTTAGAAAAGGGTAAACGCGGCAGCTTAGCTAGTGCGCTTGGGCACGCTTTTTGGGCTTTCATTAGAACCTACATCTTACGTGCTGGTTTTTTAGATGGTACAGAAGGTCTGATGCTAGCTATATCTAACGCTGAAACAACTTATTATCGCTACTTAAAACTGTACTACTTAAATAAATAGTTGCAATAGCTTTACATACTGAATGACAAATCAATGAAAATTTTAGCGATTCAATTTAAATACTTAGGCGATGCCGTCATTCTCACTCCCGCGCTAAAAGCATTAACAACTCAAATACCCAACGCTGAACTTCATGTTTTAGTTGCCGCCGAAATTGCACCATTACTAGAAAACTTGCCATGGATTAACAAAATATGGGCAATGCCCAGAAGTCGAGGAAAGGCCAAACTATCGCAAGCGCTGCCTTTTATCAAAGCGTTACGCAAAGAGAAATTTGATCGATCCATTGATTTTGGTGGAAATGACCGAGGTG is drawn from Methylotenera versatilis 301 and contains these coding sequences:
- the lpxO gene encoding lipid A hydroxylase LpxO; amino-acid sequence: MKYFIVALFLTAVGFIHFRGKVRHPILKQLFDHSAFVAPFNLFMYIFSKVPTTPYLSASHFPEMQAVTDSWQVIREEALNMREQERIAASKNNNDAGFNSFFKTGWKRFYLKWYDAQHPSAAIYCPKTVEILSKIPTIKAAMFAELPPGAKLNPHRDPYGGSLRYHLGLTTPNHDECFINVDGVPYSWRDGEAVMFDETYIHEAYNRTDQDRIILFCDVERPMRFRWAQAVNRFLAKNIVTAASSPNDDGDQTGVINQLFHYAWVVGQYRRRFKNWNKTVYKVTKFSLIVLVIYLIWKM
- a CDS encoding HAD family hydrolase; this translates as MKIDITKYKTIVFDCDGVVLNSNVVKTEAYFRTATNLGATDIEAQALVDYHVNLGGISRYHKFDYYIREILHQPVTDKAIQALLDEFSKELEVGLMQCDLAKGIFDLRTATQSANWMILSGGDQQEIRTLFAKRKIDHMFDGGLFGSPDNKDEVLAREKSSANIQFPALFLGDSKYDFEAADRAGLDFIFLSDWTEVPDWQAFCQENKLTVFNNIAQLIS
- the eda gene encoding bifunctional 4-hydroxy-2-oxoglutarate aldolase/2-dehydro-3-deoxy-phosphogluconate aldolase codes for the protein MNTLDLAKQGPVIPVIVINNVEDAVPMAEALLEGGIRVLEVTLRSSCALQAMEQIAKHVPDAILGSGTVRNLKDAQASLDVGCKFAVSPGYTTELGQFARKIGLSLLPGVSTGSEIMIANADDYYFLKLFPAVAVGGINLLKGFAGPFGDVKFCPTGGVTVESAPQFLALPNVVVCGGTWLTPADAVARKDWAHITKLAKEASAIQAA
- the edd gene encoding phosphogluconate dehydratase translates to MKQSHIEVTERIVEKSRPTRTAYLHRVNAMINRQKGADRLGCANVAHAFAAMPANDKLRVVVEKAPNIGIVTAYNEMLSAHQPYVSYPEIIRDEARKYGATAQVAGGVPAMCDGITQGEPGMELSLFSRDTIAMSTAIALSHDVFDAALLLGVCDKIVPGLLIGALHFGHLPCVFVPAGPMSTGLDNTAKSKVREQYAQGKVGREELLASESAAYHGAGTCTFYGTANSNQMLMEAMGLHVPGAAFVHPHDGMRELLTREAVKMVLENTKKNQFTPIGKLVDEHVIVNAMVALLATGGSTNHLIHWVAIARAAGIMIDWTDFYHLAKTTPLLASVYPNGKADVNEFQAAGGPAFVIRELIDAGYMFPDVFTVAYGGLRDYGKLPANEDGKLVWKDLAKESSDETIVRTAAFPFSESGGLRLLKGNLGRSVIKISAVPEDRHIIEAPAIVFDAQEELLAAFDRGELEKDFIAVVRFQGPKANGMPELHKLTPPLAVLQNKGFKVAIVTDGRMSGASGKIPAAIHLTPEASAGGPLARVRDGDIIRLNATVGMVNVLVDEDEWAEREVAELSDTKRHQNAHDLGRELFGGMRRNVLSAEEGAITWL
- a CDS encoding glycosyltransferase family 2 protein; its protein translation is MKVSVFTFIRNGSLLGYPFIESICSALPLCDEFVIAVGDSEDDTLARIKAINSEKIVIIQTRWNEKMQDRGFVYAQQKMIAQYNCTGDWAFYLEGDEILHESDIPKIRSSMEQHLDNPEVEALAFNYLHFFGSPDWLAISPAWYRQECRIIRNTIRSWAPDGLYWVVMDKNRKGRHPKAALIGAPIYHYGHVRSIAAMHEKNQRVGKYWGHDHPLFNGYQIDAQALSPFSGRHPDIVKNWLAHEAEKSFTPNPSYQPTKRELKHRWAMKLERLFGWELSKKHFSLTKNTKN
- a CDS encoding O-antigen ligase family protein, with the protein product MTNRYSATSEQILVYLAIFACLSIALPTAFMSISMGLFVIIWAVSGNYSEKFQIIRNHPAALMSIALFCLYGLCMFYSSAPWSTRLTWWMKYHKLLYIPMIISILSIEKYRRIALYAFLTGMLLVLFISYLKWMGLFPHKDIGQGYFVFKGRIAHNIFMAFSMYLMLHLAVIQRSNIKRWVWISLSILASLNILFLVNGRTGQILMLVLFIWFCWETWGMKSIKWLIALLLMTTVISVYAPNTPNFRLTEIKQEIDTHKPNEAPTSSGERLEFYKNALILIKQHPVLGAGTGSFEHEYRLIAEKQNTLSTYVPNPHNEFLLTWQELGIFGLILLLAFFATHWITSYKIDRSQLNNEHYSYALRGLIITIFVGSLFNSLLLDAGEGKFYCVIAGVLLSAYKPRKN
- a CDS encoding glycosyltransferase family 2 protein — its product is MKSSISIIIITKNEEHDIRDCLQSVAWADEIIVLDSGSMDKTLEIAKEYTSHAYTSPDWQGFGIQKNRALAYASCDWVLSLDADERVSDELRIEIQHAISKENNVVYSMPRLSSYCGKFIRHSGWWPDYVARLFKRGRAEFSNDLVHERLIFDVTVTKLTSPLLHITYKDLDEVIAKINQYSTLGAKNSLEKGKRGSLASALGHAFWAFIRTYILRAGFLDGTEGLMLAISNAETTYYRYLKLYYLNK